The DNA segment CTCATCAGTAGGAGTGCATTCTTTGGCGGCGTCGCTGTCGCCAGTGGCTCGAAAACCTTCGTCTTCTCCCCGTGCCGAGCTGCCTCCTCGTCATCCTCATCCTTGTCGTCTCCGTCCTCTTCTCTCTTTGATACCCTTACGCCTGTGATGAGCTCCGGCTGCGGTGAAGGCTTAACCGGATCCGGCTTCTGTTGCTGGTACCCACCGCTTTCGCCAGATCGGACGCGAGACCATCTCGGCCACAACGACCGCCGGCCTCCGCTGCCTCTCCCTCCACCTCCGCGGCCGGTGGGCCTCTTCCGAACGGGGAACAGGCCGCAGAGTAGAGACTTGTGGAGGCACCGGCACGGCATCAGAGACGACTTGCTCCTCGTCTTCTTGGGCTGAGGCTTATTCGGCTTTGCCGACCTCTTGTTCCGTATGCGGACTTGGCCGATGCAGGTGACCTTGGGCGAGGAGGGCTCCCCTCCCTCCTTCGCCGCAGCAGCGGCCGCCGAGGACGAGCGGCTGCGGCTCCTGCTCCGTGACGCGAACATGGGGCTGGACCGAGCTACGGTGGAGGCGGAGCGACCGCGGCTCCGGCTACCCACGGCTTTGCCGTAGAGCAGGCGGGCGAGGCCAGGGGGCGGGGGCAGCTTCTCTCTCCCAGGGCTGGAGGAGACTTTGACGCCGCCGGGCTTCATGATCCCCTGAGCTTTGGATCCCTGATAGCGAATGGCCGACGGACAGAGTGGGAGAGGGAGGCAGCAATGGCAGTGTATCGTGTACGCTTTATGAGCTCTAAGGTCTGTGCTCGACGAGCTGTTAGCGTACCTGcagaagataggataagatatggccttcttattgtttctttttcttttttttattctataaacatttcaattttcttttatgtgacgAGATATATAGAAATTGATTGCATAAAagcattaattatttttttttataaaaattaataataaaaattaataacaatAAATAATGCTGACATCGATATAAACCCAACCCGCAGAAAACATAATAATTTCCTTTTTTTGGGTTGAATAAAAGCACTATGAAATAAAATTCTAACTCGTCCAACCTATGTGTTCCCCAGCAAGGCTGGACAGGGGTGGGAATGACACTAAGTAGTTCTCTTGCGTTGCTTTCGCCAGGCACAAAGTGGACCATCCCCACATGTCTCCGCACCAAAATCTTGTTTAATGAGGGAACACAAATGGGGCTCAGCTCTATTATTCTTAATTAGACTGTCATGGAATTGAGTAGGCAATGGCAGCGAGACTTGGAATGAAACCTATGCAGTAATGTTGGGTCCTTGTCTGTCTTCCTATTTGAGTTTGATGCTTTAGTATATGTGCCTGTGAAGAGCTCTAGTCATATCATATACTAACTTGAAACAGGTCGGATCAATACGGGTGGTCTACTGTTGAATCGATTTGCCGAGACCCATCGTTGACTCGGGTCAAAATCAGATCGTGTAGGTGCTCTTATTGGTCTCGCTTCTGTCAGCGTATGGTGCAAGCCCAAGCCCAATCAGGTTCTTTGGGCCATATTCGTGACCGCTTTGATGCCATCGAACGGTCCGTAGATATCGATTTTGTCTCAGAACCCTGCGCAGCCACGCGGTAGTAAATCGAGGGACGGCGGTTGCCATTCTCCTGCGGCTTACCCGCCCGAGGCATAGACGGGCCGCGGCGTGCAGTCGTCCTGGCCGACCTTATCGCCGCCTCATGGAGCTGCAGTACCAGAACTAGTGGGCCGTTACCCTGAAAACAATCGACACCAGACCGGCCTCCACCGTTACGCCGGCATGATATTCATCTCGACGATGAGATCGCTTCGGAATAAAGGaagctgagcttaggcggtgagtGTCTGCCGGTGGATCCGCTACCTGTTTGATGAAATGCTTGGTCGAACATTGCAGGTTTGTTTCTTCCTAAAATCCTACACATTGTAGGGCTATGTGCATTGTTCAATCCAGTCatgcatgataaaaaaattactgTTTAAGTTAATATCTGTTGACCCTGTTCTCAAATCTGAAGTACAGTTAATTTGATTTATATCTTGGATTCAAGACAAATTTTTGTGCGAGCAAAACTATATGTAGTGTCTGTTTTGTGGCAAATAATTTCTTAGAATGAAAACATAATACCAGTTATCCTTTCTTCTTGTTAATTTGGTATAAATAGAAAGAATTCCGTAAAGATGTTTCTTCTGTTCATATTTATGGAGCAACATTCAATTATTTAGTCAAGCATGTCATTAATCTTTCCCTGGGCATATCCTTCTTGGAATTATGACATAGAAGAATTTGCAAACAAATCTGATATGCCTCATAGTTTGCAAGGATTATGCAAACTTTATATCAGATAAATTGGTCATCATCTTCAAAGACATAAATAAGGATACGTGGTGAGTGCAGGATTCAAATAGTGAGGGGTAATTTGATCTTGGATCTTACAATAGACTGATACAAGTCTTTTTACTAGCTAGGCAATCCAGTATATTTAAGtatattttcttttccaaaaCAAACCAGATCTAATTAATCATAAGTAGAAGACAGAGTGTTCCCTCTATATAAGAGGTAATGagattacaaaacttggtaagaaAGTTTCCTTTCCACAAAATAGTTGAGTGTGAGGTTCTAATATGCTTGGCTATCCAATCTGCAGCCCCATTCGCTTCCCCAACCATATGTATCCTCACATCATCAAAGGGCCTCAGATTCACAAACAAATCTCTGTATAGTTTTGAAAAGATTGGTTAGTTACTTGTAAATATTAGTTTTGTGTATATCTGCATTTAGATTTACATTGTTGTGCAAAACTTTTAACATGTCAAGTGCTGAGCCCACATGATGTAGTGGTTGATATGCCTTGGGCTTGGAAGATAACAATTTATTAGATTATACCTCATAATGAAGATGATGATGTAAGTGCTAGGATTTTGCATGTCTTGTTCTATCTAATCTATTTCCAACACCTGTTGTTGCACATCCCCGCACTGCACTCTTCCATTTCAATATCAACATAGGAATGATATGGTTTCCTGAGGTTAATTGCCTCTGATGTCTATTACTTTTCCCTTGTGAGATATGTAACTTGAATCAGATCTCATCATATGCGCTAATCACTTTATTCTATGCTTCCTTAACATCATTCTTAATCTTGACCTTTTTGGATAACTTTTTTGTTCACTTGTCCTTACCTGTTGCGTTTTCCCTCTCAATCATTGCTTGTTTGTCTGGTTCATTCAGCGTTAGATGGTGGACAGATGCCACCAGTTCCGTTTTCCTTGCAAAGTTTCATAGTGGTAGTCACTTAATCTTGTTGATCTTATACTTGGTATTATCTTCTGCATCATGCACTGGATCAAGCTTTATATTTTTCTAAGTAAAACCAAAAGATTCTACGAGCATAAATCCTGGTTTCAAGATGTATGTTTTTGAAGGAGTTTTGTGTCATGTTACTCTGCTTTAGTTCTTATGAATAGTttatctctcttccttttttttttttttgcatttctgCTGTGATATGATAAAGTTTTTACTcactaaattatttatcattatcaaattaatattttatgtataAAATAATACATCGAATGTGATTTCGAATCTCTAGTCTTAGTAATTAGGTCTGATACACCGTCATTTTATCAATATTTTAGTTGTAAAAATATATtgaatgattttttgaatttgcAATCTTTGGTGAATCATCAGACAAATCTTTTAGATGTGAAAAATATGTTGTTTGAGGTTTTGAGCCCTTAATTTTTTATAAGCgagatttttttttcaatttggtttttaaaaagcttgcacttgttttttttttttttccaataatgAATGGCGGCAACTGTTACGTTTGACCCAATGCCATGAGCCTTTTTTTGACCCAGCATTCTGTATCCGCAAAGCCATAAGATGTCTTCTTCTCGCATCAGCCACCGCATGTTGACAACATTAAGATTCGTGCGTGTCACTCACGCGCAACCCGGTCACTGTAGAAAGAAGTGCAGGAAGTGGGTATGGCACAACGGGAGTTGTGCCCGTCACCATCGCCATCTCGCCAAACTCTGCGGCGCCACCGTTAATTATCTCTGACACAAGACCCCCCACCAAGAAAAAGATGAAAGCAACCTGCGAACGACCGGCAAGCCCACGAAGTCGATGGACTCCCAAACTACAGAAATAGCGCATAAGCAACACCATAAATCTGTTCACAGAGAGTTCTCATCTCTGACAACGCTGCATGCTATAGAGAGTGAGATTATTTTCTTCTCTAGGAATGGTTGGATCGAATAGTAGTTTTGAGAGTGTCGGCGAGGGCAGCTCGTGGCCTTGCGTGTCGCCATACATTGCTTTTTGTATTGTTCCGAAGGAATCACGGCGATCCGGAGACGAACCAATGGAGCCATGGCTGCCGTGTCCGGATAAGGCTTCGTCACTGCTCGTGGGACTCACTGGATTCCCACCACTCCAGCTTATCTTATTTCCATCTCTTATAAATCCATCTGCAAGGAATCAGGCCCTCTTCATCTGCCTAAAGAAGACGGAGAAAGATGGAGTTGGGAGCGACACCGATGACTGCTTTCTTAATCCTCGTCTGCTTGAGTGCTTTACTCAGAGGTCAGCTCTCAGCACTGGTTTCATCACCCTTATCAATTCTAAACCAGCTCAAGTTGTGTGGTTTTTGCAGGAGAGGGTGGTGGCTTGAAACTGAATTACTACTCCAAGAGCTGCCCCCGGGCCGAGGAGATCGTCAAGCGCGAGGTTGTGAAGCTCTACAACGAGCATGGCAACACAGCCGTCTCCTGGGTCAGGAATCTCTTCCATGACTGCATGGTCGAGGTCAGTCTTCCTTCCCGCCTCGGTTCAATCGCAGAAACACGTATGATGAAATGGTTCTTTTTATGACCTTGAATTCGTAAGCGCAGTCTTGCGATGCGTCGCTTTTGCTGGAAACGACCGACTCATTGATCTCGGAGCAGTCGGCCGACCGGAGCTTCGGGATGAGGAACTTTAAGTACGTCGCCCCCATCAAAGAGGCGCTCGAGAAGGAATGCCCCGCCACCGTCTCCTGTGCAGATATCATCGCTCTCTCTGCAAGAGAAGGTGTCGTCATGGTACGCCTGTTTCGTCCTAAATATCTTTCCTGCATGCTTTGCTGAGGTCGCCGTCGTCGATCTCTTCTACTACTGATGCTTTCTCCGGTCAATGCCGATAGCTTGGAGGACCATTCATTCCGATGAGGACCGGCAGACGAGATAGCAAGGAAAGCCACGCCGACGTGATAGACAAGGACATCCCCAACCACAACGACTCCATCTCCCTCGTGCTCTCTCGGTTCAGATCCATAGGAATCGATGCAGAACGAACAGTGGCTCTTTTAGGTGCGACAGCTTCACGGCCTCGCTGATCTTCGTCCCTTGAGATGTCTTCACGTCGTTCCTCTTGGTCGTCGCAGGAGCTCACTCCGTCGGCCGAGTGCACTGTGTCAACCTCGTGGGACGACTCTACCCCACCGTCGACCCGACCATCGACCCCGAGTACGCCAAGTACCTGCTCGGCCGATGCCCGTCTCCGAACCCGGACCCGGAGGCGGTGCTGTACTCGAGGAACGACCGGGAGACGCCGATGATCATCGACAACATGTACTACAAGAACCTGCTGCACCACAAGGGGCTGCTCAAGGTGGACCAGCAGCTGGTCTCCTACCCGTCCACCGCCCAGTTTGTGAAGTTGATGGCGGCTGATAACAGCTACTTCTACGACCAGTTCTCCAAggcgctgctgctgctgtcgGAGAACAATCCGCTGACGGGGAACAAAGGCGAGGTCAGAAAGGATTGCCGGTACGTCAACGCGGGGTAAGCGGAGGAACGTTCGCTCTTCCTCTGGGATCGGCCACTAGTCTACATAAGATCACCGACAACCTGTATCGAAACAGACGTGAAGTGTGTATCTGTAGCAACAATAAGCACAATGATGTTTGATGTGCAAGTCGAGTGTGAAGTGTATCTTTTGAGTAAAAAGACATGAAGCTGGATTTGGACTAATTGCAAGCAGTTGGAGAAATGGTCGAGTGATGGATGTGGTTGTCAGTCAAGTTATGAAATCTCAAGAAATCGACAGtagagaagaataaaaaaattttaaaatttaaattttatattaaacatgataatatatattaaataagattTTAAACCCTTGATCTTTGATAAACGAGTTAGCTTATCATTATCATGTTGACATAAACTATTGTCCCAATCAAGTTATGAAGATGATGTATTTGTAGAGAGTGTGATGGTTGAGAGAAATTCGTGAATCGATTTCATTGATCATTCCATATTTTTCGACCTTTAATTTTATTTAGTAGCTTGTTGTCTTTGATACAAGGAAGGTCCTGAGATGCAACTTGATGCCCGTTTAATTGATTGGCCAACAAACgcatgatttgatatgcatgtgGACAACATACGCATGGAAAGTCACAAGCCACCAAACATCTTCCAAAAACAGCGGTTATCTTGTGATGTTTCGACTGGATGGAATGGCCCATAATTATTATGATTGGAACCATCAGTAGCTTTCCGCAAAGAACTGTCTTATCTTATTGATCATTACGCTATTTAAAGTAATACATAGGAAGACTGTTTTCACTAGTGAGAGGCGACTCAGATTCTTCTTACTGTCGAATCCTAGTCCTAAAGCCATGTGAAACTGGAGTGAACCAATGATAATAAACCACACCGTTAATTTTGATTCTCAATCCGAAATTGATCTGATTTATCGTCTTGTCAcgtctaaaagaaaagaaaaaaaaaagagtagaatATCTAGTAAATTCGATTTAGTTCGTTtagaataaaaatatatctaaGAGACTATTTCATACGATATTGATTTTACAATCATTATCGTTtacaaaatatcaagtagaatatcTAGTAACTTAATAAGGAAAAATTCTCCCTATGCATATAAGAGATATCTCATGTCTCGTATCGAAGCTAACTAAACTTTATATGTTGATTCTCTATTGAACAAAAATAAcactaatataaatttatattaaaaagaagaaaaaaaaagagactacTAACTTCCTCCTATCCAAGCATCTCCAGGTTAAATGGCAGACAAATGCATGTACCAATACACTATTTCATGCTCCTTTATTACTTTGTACGTAATACAACATCTTGCACTTTACAACCCTACCGTGAGCCTGTTTTTAAAAGACCTTCAATTCATTTGCTTTTTTCCGTACTTGAGATTTATATTGAATTGCTGTGGTAATTAACCCATAGGCAAGCAACAACAAAAGGTTCAAAATTTTGAATGATTGCGAGATGTATGCATGTCAAGATTCAACTCGCTgagaaaaatgataatattaataatagtGGACTCCTTTAATCCCTTATATCTCACACTTCGACTGACTAAattagattattagtagaaatatAATTCGACCTTACAATGAGGGAACATTGGACACACCTTGAGACCACGAACTAGTAGAGTAGAGTCTCTTGTACTGCCTCCAGATATGTGTATCACACGCTACTCTCTACTAGCAAACAAAGTTCTCCAGCTATAATACCATGATCAGCAATGCTGTCCCTTAAAGCCTTATCCCTGcgcaaagaaaagaagagaggaggaatccTCGCCAGCAAGCCTCAAGACCAAGTGTTCTGGTAAAAAGGACAGCCCCCTTCCTTGTTTCTTAACATGTAAGAAAAAGATTTCCACGACCACCCTTCCCTCGGCTGTTCAAACACCAGCATGCTTTCTTGGCACGAAACCAGCAGCAAGTCATCACCACAGGAGCGGAGCGAAAAAGAAAGGCTGTCTTGTTTCTATAAAGAACTCAGCATTATTATGGCGCTCTCTGAGTCTGAGCTGCCTCAGAGCTCAAAAGAATCGAAAGAAAGAATGAGCCACGGAGAAAGAGGAAAAGCCATCCCTCTCCGACACCCACACTCCACCGTTTGAACGCGGCAAGCAGCGCAAGGAAAGCAGACGGCGAGATGTATCGCTTCAGCAACACCCTGATCGGTTACCTCAACCTGTTGACGCTGCTGGCGTCGATCCCCATCATCGGCGGCGGGCTGTGGCTGGCCCGGAGCTCCGCGACGTGCGAGTCGTCGCTGCAGACGCCGCTCCTGGTGCTGGGCTTCGTGGTGCTGCTCGTCTCGCTCGCCGGGTTCGTGGGCGCCTGCTTCAACGTGGCCTGGGCGCTGTGGCTCTACCTCCTCGTCATGCTGTTCCTCATCGCCGCCCTCCTCGGCCTCACCGCCTTCGGCTTCGCCGtcaccggcggcggcggcgcggtCGACGTACCCGGCCGCGTCTACCACGAGTACCGCCTCGACCACTACTCCGGCTGGCTCCGGCATAGGATCACGGAGCCGGGCTACTGGAAGGCGGCCATGGCGTGCGTCGTGGGCTCCAAAACCTGCGCCAAGATGGCTCCTTGGACGCCGCTGGACTACCTCCAAAGGGACCTCTCCCCGATTCAGGTGACGCCTCTCGCCAACATCACCTACTAACCCCAGCATCACCGCATCATGCGAAGCTGATCCGTGCAATTGCCTGCAGTCGGGCTGCTGCAAGCCGCCAACATCGTGCACCTACGCTGCAGGGTCGGCGATGGCGGCGCAAGACGAGGACTGCTACCGGTGGAACAACGCGGCCGACGTCCTCTGCTACGGTTGCGACTCGTGCAAGGCCGGTGTGCTGGAGCAGGTGCGGAGGGACTGGCACAAGCTCTCCGTCCTCAATGTCGTCATCCTCATGTTTCTTATCGGCATCTACTCCGTCGGCTGCTGCGCCTTTCGCAACGCCCGTCGTGCCGAGTCCGAGTTCCCTTACGGCGAGAACCGCATGTCCAAAGTCCACCCTCGGTGGGACTACTTCTGGTATCCGTCTTTCCTTCCTCCATTAATTGAGTTGAGACCAGCTCGTAATGAGATCTTTAAAAGGGTTATCTCATTTGCTTCGTTCTCAAGTCAACAACAGATACTGAAGCAGAGCTTCTGTTATGGTGCAGGTGGAGGTGGTGGCGAGACAGAAGAGAGCAGCTCTACTAGCGGCACTGCTTTCTCCCTGCTACAATAATAGAGGTTTCTAAGGTTCGGGTGTCTGCGAAGAGAAGGAACAGAGGAGTGAGGTTGTAGCTGACCTGTGTTGCATGTTTTTGGTGGATTTTGCACGAGATTTCTTGTTGTTtagatgttttgtatgtaatctgCGATTGATTGGCCAACACAATTCACCACCATGTAAACTACATCTTAGTATTATTTTGACATCAAAGTTTGTTGTGGCCAATTGTTGCAAGGAAGGCATCAACGAATTTATCTCGATCAAAGCTGAATGGATTAGTAGTACTATGCTTTGGATATCTTTTATGCTATTCTGGTAGTGGCTTTTGTGCTTGTTGCTCATCATCTAGGAATACTCTTCCATATATCAGAACATCATTAATCTTGGTGAAGAAAGCCCATCAAAAAAATTGATGGTGAGAATTCATAATCTAAGATAGGAATCTTCTGATGAAATAATTGACCATTAAATTTGTTGATCTTGAATCATTATCTTAGTATGTTTAATCCCAAGTTATATTACACTCATCAAAtcattataaattaaataaaacattTACTTATTGCTCATGTAGGACTAAATTACGTTATAATCTTTCATGCTTAAGAGTTTGATATTCTCATCAACACTAAGACAATCAAAAATCAACTTTAATATGATACATATGAGACAACTCAAATCATGTTTACGAATAACCTGCATGTGATACGTAATCTAGTACTAGCTACACATCGTGACGTATCGTATGGTCTTATTCATAAATAGCTCTATCCTACTTAAGCATTGATCGTGCATAAATATTAGGtcgattttaatattatttttatgatccaatttaataaaataattgatCCATCCATTTCGTTGAGCTCAAATAATTagttcaaaatatttaaaccCAAATTAATATGAATACCTTCGTCAAATCCTTATAAATTAATCATAATCTAAACTAAGATACTATAGTAATTATTTTGGCCTTTGCATCAATCATCTTTAAACTCCTAAATCCCAAAGATTACATGATAAATAGAGCCACTAATGGTCTCAAAGAATCCAAAAGAATTAAAAGAGCATATAAAGTATTTTTATTCAATATCCAATCAAACTAAAACTTTGATATAATTAGAAAGAATGGCACTTGCATGCCAACATTTTCTCTTCACAAGAAACACTATTTCACGTCCTAACTTGTATATACGAAGATGTAACATTCTCTTCTAGTTCCATCTATACTCTACATATATGATTAAGTAGGATGTAATATTTCAAAGTATATTACTGTTATTGATAGGAGTACAACAAAACGTagataatcttaaaattaaaatatattaatgtgTTCAACAAAATGATAGGGTTTTCCTTATGATTTTAACACATGTACCTAATTATAACATTTAACCAAAAATAAacccaaatataatatttttaaaatttatacgcATAAAATACCCATAGGTTATTGTCCATAACATATTAAAACATcttcaaacaaaagatttaatttattgacaattattttaattccaatggtatttcttttgttattatttattgtagtaatatatttttctttataagTGAATATAATTTTTCATACTAAGTGCAAGGAATTAACATCCAATAGTGATgctcattaattatttttttaaaaaaataaaatcattagaaagggaagcaatattttttatatttttttatttcttactaactaattttaaaataactcatgaaatgcattaagtaattttatagtaaggtaaagggattttggttgagtcacttatctCATTGTTGAAAGCTACCAAGGCATAGTATGCCACCTCTTCTTTGTTGGTTtactcctcgtctttggatgcactcatttcatcccaagtcaccttgattGCTTTCTTGCTCTttagtagcttcttctttttaaatttatttttattctttgattcttattttataaatttttaaatttgctTGTGAGGAATTCAATCacctgagctttcgctcgagtggtcttcttttgtttgaagtgtcaaatccttcatgttctttagaagattattctcatgttcatcaagttcatcatgtgccttgtacatcatttcataggtaatcaaagacccgataagttcttcgagcgaaaagttatttaggtcatttgcctcttgtattacggtgactttcgaatcctaatttttagaaagagatcgtaaaattttattaacaagttcaagattcaaataatatttgctaagagcttttaaactattgatgacatccgtaaaacgggtgtacatgtcaataataattttgCTTGCCTTCATTCGAAACACCTTAAAATCATgcgtcaaaagatttattttagactcttttactctattcgtgccttcatgagttatttctagtgtatgtcaaatctcatatgtagtttcatataaagaaatatgattaaactcatttttgttcaaagcacaaaaCAGAGCATTCAtatctctagcattcaaagaaaaagttttcttctccaaatcacctcattcattcattggattagaagacttttgaaaactattttcaataatatttcataaattcaaatacatagaaagtaagaaaactctcattcgggttttccaataagtgtagtccgtcccattgaacataagaggacgaatgatagaatgaccttcttgaaagccagaaaaagtcatctctcttgggtgttaaaccaaatagagaaaaacatgactctaataccaactgttaggactgggggggtgaattagtactgtcGATAAAAACgatgtcgattcaaaaatcttgtTCGATAAAGGCTGATATCGAAAATGAGCTTGACTTAGAGTGCGTTAATAAGCATAGTAAAAGTaggaagtaaatcagtttgcaatataaataaaaagcatgaaagaaattaCAAACTGACTTTTATAGTGATTTGGTCatcctgacctacatccactcctgattcctcttcactcgaggctaccgacttccactaccgatcttctttctaatgggcaaagattaactgcccttacaactcttttcttcttttcacaggttcaggagttaacctttacaagccactcacccgtctcttaaactaaaactgaaacttagagctagaggggAATTCTCAAGGATATACTATAGAGTTTGCACACTATTTTTGTTTCAGTTCTTGTTTCAACTAAGCAGGAATGAAtgaggtatttatatgccccaaatagattcaaatttgaagccaaaatggtctcatcctaggttttcgggGTAATGGCGATACTACTTccaatattgggcggtaccaccgcctgttaaTCTGACACTGGGCATTACCACCCCttagactgatggtaccaccacttgacatagtctgggagactatgtttaagcgataccactacttgacataatCTGAGAGACTGTGTCTGGACAGTACCACTACTAGACCCTACTATAGGATACTAAATGGGCCAAATAATAAGCTCAATTTAgtcctgattcaggcccaattgactcctaattgaattttgaattagcattgtttcatcccaaaactaactcaattagacctaactaactcgatctagacacacataattataagcatgaatcctatattgtccggcatatcatttgttcattcggtgcttcgtttgatcctttcggcacatcgtcctctcttgcggtgtattacccaatcagtatgttgacctctgtaatatccgatctccttggcctaatgtccgatccttctagcccgatgctcgaactcatgacacgaagccttctgccaatacgttAACAAATCCTCTAGCTCgatatctaatcttctaacatgttccactccggcccaatgtctgattcctcctgctttaatcgatttaccttttctgatcgaagttagtcctacgtcacttaaaacgcagattagatcataaactcatcaattgatttcatcatcaaaatccaagattcaacatgatgTACCTTATaattgatcaaata comes from the Musa acuminata AAA Group cultivar baxijiao chromosome BXJ1-10, Cavendish_Baxijiao_AAA, whole genome shotgun sequence genome and includes:
- the LOC103978206 gene encoding uncharacterized protein LOC103978206; the encoded protein is MKPGGVKVSSSPGREKLPPPPGLARLLYGKAVGSRSRGRSASTVARSSPMFASRSRSRSRSSSAAAAAAKEGGEPSSPKVTCIGQVRIRNKRSAKPNKPQPKKTRSKSSLMPCRCLHKSLLCGLFPVRKRPTGRGGGGRGSGGRRSLWPRWSRVRSGESGGYQQQKPDPVKPSPQPELITGVRVSKREEDGDDKDEDDEEAARHGEKTKVFEPLATATPPKNALLLMRCRSAPHNRSSSLATSQITVSPLLSPDSPAASPLEEVSRGKARDQELLQQQEQRTSSSGEALVHEEEEEEEEQGDEAKGSESRRPLVLPRSKSEPARRAAAKLAVPEASYCFWTSRCQRRHFVPAHEERAPPTLTDV
- the LOC135595234 gene encoding peroxidase 21-like yields the protein MELGATPMTAFLILVCLSALLRGEGGGLKLNYYSKSCPRAEEIVKREVVKLYNEHGNTAVSWVRNLFHDCMVESCDASLLLETTDSLISEQSADRSFGMRNFKYVAPIKEALEKECPATVSCADIIALSAREGVVMLGGPFIPMRTGRRDSKESHADVIDKDIPNHNDSISLVLSRFRSIGIDAERTVALLGAHSVGRVHCVNLVGRLYPTVDPTIDPEYAKYLLGRCPSPNPDPEAVLYSRNDRETPMIIDNMYYKNLLHHKGLLKVDQQLVSYPSTAQFVKLMAADNSYFYDQFSKALLLLSENNPLTGNKGEVRKDCRYVNAG
- the LOC135594889 gene encoding tetraspanin-6-like, with product MYRFSNTLIGYLNLLTLLASIPIIGGGLWLARSSATCESSLQTPLLVLGFVVLLVSLAGFVGACFNVAWALWLYLLVMLFLIAALLGLTAFGFAVTGGGGAVDVPGRVYHEYRLDHYSGWLRHRITEPGYWKAAMACVVGSKTCAKMAPWTPLDYLQRDLSPIQSGCCKPPTSCTYAAGSAMAAQDEDCYRWNNAADVLCYGCDSCKAGVLEQVRRDWHKLSVLNVVILMFLIGIYSVGCCAFRNARRAESEFPYGENRMSKVHPRWDYFWWRWWRDRREQLY